The genomic DNA ATCCATTGCAAAACAGGTGACAGGCCCGCATCGAGGACCGGAATGATCGGCATCAGGTCCGAATAGGCCCAGGCCGCGCGGATCACGATGTTGAGCCATTCGCTGAACAGCGTGTATCCCAGTCCAAACACCACCGTCAGGACGGTCACAGACCGCCGCGTTGAGGCGACCAGGGGCCAGCCCCGGCCCGACAGCATGAGGGCAAGCATCAGCGCGCTCATGGCGATCAGGATATCACCACCCGTGCAATGGACGGCTGCGAAGACAATCTCACCCCAGGTGCCCTCGTTCCATATCGTGTAGAGCGGCATATGCGCGAACTCCCAGATCAGATTGGCCGGGATGATCACCGAAAAATACCGACGCAGAGCTGTCAGGGAAATTCCGTCTGTCGAGGACAGCCTGACGCCAGTCGCAAAGACACTCATTGAGACACACCTGTCAGCCGGTCCCACCAGCTGGGCTCCCGGCGTCGATGCTGTGCGTTGTTGATCAACTCGCTGACATAGAGGATGAGGTTCACGTTCTTGAATTCCATGCCATGAAATTTTGCAGCGAACCGCCCGCCGATATCCACGACATGGGTGACCGCTCCGTGCATCATCATGTCGCTGTCGGCGGTCATCGTGAACTCCAGCCCATAGTCCCGCGCCAGAACGCGCGTTGCGTCATCAGATTGATCAGGCTGCTTGGTCAAAATGACCCAGTTGCTCGGATCGAGTCCATGCCGATCCACGTAATCGCGCAGCACGTCCGGCGTGTTATTCACCGGATCGGTGGTGATCGAGATGAACTGCACAAGCTCCTTCATCGGCCCGTCGTTGATCGAAGTCTGTATGGCCGCGATCTTTTCGGAGTGGAGCGGGCAGATATCCGGGCAATTGGCGTAGATGAAGTGCAGGATGATCACCTTGTCGCTGAAATCCGACAGGCGCACAGGATTCCCCTCGGGATCCTGCAATTCGAAACTCGGAGCCTGCGCTGCATCGATGGCCTGGAAGTAGGGCTCCATCTCGAACATGCGCGCATCCAGGTTTTCCCCCGGATGATTGGCGAAGGCCGGAGACAAAATCGTGGCCGCGAGTATCGCCAAAGCGGCGCGCCGTGTCAGTGCTGTCAATTCTTGTATCCTTACAATAAATGCCTGCCGATCCGTTGACCGACAGACATTTGGGCAAATCTAGCCGTCAGACTTTTCCGACGGCATCATGCCGCCGTCCATATTCTCGGTCATGGACGCCATCATCTCGGTGCAGGCTTCCATCATGGGTTTCATTTCGGCCATCATCTTCATCATGCCCATCATGTCGCCGTCCATCATGCCGCCTTGCATGGCCCCCTCATTCTGCATCATTTCGCCCGTTTCCGGCGTGGTCTGTTCTTGGGCGCTGACGGCAAATGCACTTGCGGTAAGGGCCGTCGCAACGACGAAAGTTGTAAGTGTTTTTCTCATGGTTTTCTCCTTGGGTTGATCGTGTGGTTATCGAAAGAACTCAGTCGGGAGACGCCCCGTCCGGCGAGTTGGAGCATCCCTTTCCAGACCCGCCCTTCATGCACAGACCCAGGCCGCACATCGCGGCACAGGGGGCCAGCGAGACCAGAACAGGCGCGAGCCCGATCGCGGTGAGCCATCCCCAGTTCAGGGCCATGCCGCCCCCCATCACGGTTGCCGCACCGACGAACAGCAATCGTCTGCGCGTCAACCACCGGGGCCAATTTCCTGCGTTTTCGATGTTGGCGGCACCCGCAATGTTGGAAGGTGATATTTCGGTCATCCGGAAAGTCCTTTCGATGATTAAAAGCTAGTCATTCCAGTAACTGGAAGGTCAAGGGTGAGCAGTGGACTTTTGCTGGGATTCATTCAATAAAGCTTCGCAAAAAGGACACCATCTCGGGATCATCCCATTCGGCCGGGCCCACCAGTCGCCCGAGCTCCCGCCCCTGCGCGTCGATCAGGATCGTCGTCGGCAGGCCAACGGTGCGCAGCGCGGTCATCGAAAGCATGGTCTGGTCGACATACATATTGAGATTGGTGACACCGATCTCGTCGTAGAAACGCCGAACGATTTGTGATCCGGCCCGGTCGATGGAAAGGGCAACCACTTCGAAGTCGTCGCCGCCAAGTTCCGCCTGAAGCGCATCGAGCGTCGGCATCTCTTCGCGGCAGGGGACGCACCAGGTTGCCCAGACATTCACGAGGATCACTTTGCCGCGAAAATCTTCCATGTCTCCGCGGCTGCCGTCATCTTTCTCGTAGCGCACATTGGCGACAGGCTGCGGGGTGTCGTGAAGTGCAAACCCTTGCGGTGTCGCGAAAGCCGCGCCGACGGACAGTGCCCAGGCGATCAGCGGCGGTTTCAGATTTTTCATGGCGTTTTCTCCTTGGCGGATTGGGTTTTGTGGTCGCGGACGATCGGCAGCAGCGTTTCCTGCAGGATTGCTCGTGTGATCGGACCAACATGGCGGTAGGCGATGGTGCCGTCGGGCGCGATGACGTAGGTTTCGGGCACGCCATAGACGCCCCATTCGATACCGGCGCGTCCGTTGATGTCGGCCCCGATGCGCGCGTAGGGATCACCCAACTCGTCGAGCCAGGCGCGCGCCTGATCGGGCGGGTCTTTGTAGTTGATCCCGTAAAGCGGCACTTCGTCTGTTGCGCTCAGTTCCATGAACAACGGATGTTCGGCGCGGCAAGGCACACACCACGAGGCGAAGACGTTCACGAGCGAGACGTGGCCGATCAGGTCCTGTGTCGAAAGACCTTCCTCGCGGCCAAGCACCGGGGGCAGCGCGAAGTCGGGCACAGATTTGCCGAGAAGTGCCGACGGCAAATCGTCGCCACCCCTGAAAAGCCCCCAACCGAACAGGACCATGAGGGCAAAAGCTATCAGCGGCACCAGAAAGAACCCGGAGATTCTGCGCCGTGATACGGGTTCGGTTTTGCCGACGACCTCTTGCGTCATGGCTGCGCCTGCTCATCCGCGAGGGTGCGGCTTTCCTGCGACGCGCGAACCCGGTCGGGCCATGTGCTCTTGATGTAGTCGATGATTGCCGTGATCTCACCGTCTGTCAGTACGCCCTCATATCCGGGCATGTCGCTTTCGTAGCCGTTCCCGACAATCGCCGCCGGTCCGTGTTTCACGATGTCGAACAATATGCGGTCGGGGTGATGCCAGGTATGGCCGGAGGCGTCGTGCGGTGGGGCAGGCAACTTGCCGCTCGGCAATCGTGTGCGCCATTCAGGTTGCCCTTGCAGGTTCGCCCCATGGCAACTGGCGCAATTCTCTTGATAGAGGCGCTCACCCATGCGCACGTCGCTCTGCGCCGCTACGGGCAAAACCGTTGTGGCGAGCAGGACAGCCGAGAGCCTAATCGTGTTTTTCACTAAGTTTCCGCCTTCTTATTGCGAGCCACCTACACAGGACGATGAGTGCCGCGAGCAACGACAGGACAAGCAGGACGCAAAGCGCCCAGACCAACCCGATCGACAACAGGCTGTCGCCGCTGCTGGCACCTTTAGTCCGCATTTCGGCGCATTTCTATTTTCCGCGGTCCGAGCGAATGTATTTGACCAATGCGATCGCCGCGAGCACCAGCACCCCCACGATCAGCAACCAGACGAGGCCCATCGCGATCATCATGCCGCCGCCCATCATTTCACCGTTCATCATCATACAATTCATCCTTTGTTTTCCCTTGAAGCCGATCTGGCACGGGTTCGCACCAGACCGCGTAATTGATCATTCGACCGCATATACGGTCGGGCTCACACCTTCCTCGACGGTGTAAATCTTGAACGGCTCCTGTTTTGCGCCGCCCATACCCGGCGACCCCATCGGCATACCGGGAAGGGTCACACCGGCAATTTCCGGAAGCTCTTCGAGCAGCCTGTTGACGACATCGATCGGCACGTGACCGCTGACAACGTAATCGTCCAGAAAGGCGGTATGGCAGCCCTGAAAATCGTCCGGGATACCAGCCTCGCGGCTGATCTGCGCCAAATCGTGGGTCGGTTTCACCTCCACCGTGAAACCGTTCTCCCGCAGATAGTCCGCGTAGCTTTCGCA from Sulfitobacter sp. THAF37 includes the following:
- a CDS encoding SCO family protein; the protein is MTALTRRAALAILAATILSPAFANHPGENLDARMFEMEPYFQAIDAAQAPSFELQDPEGNPVRLSDFSDKVIILHFIYANCPDICPLHSEKIAAIQTSINDGPMKELVQFISITTDPVNNTPDVLRDYVDRHGLDPSNWVILTKQPDQSDDATRVLARDYGLEFTMTADSDMMMHGAVTHVVDIGGRFAAKFHGMEFKNVNLILYVSELINNAQHRRREPSWWDRLTGVSQ
- a CDS encoding TlpA disulfide reductase family protein, yielding MKNLKPPLIAWALSVGAAFATPQGFALHDTPQPVANVRYEKDDGSRGDMEDFRGKVILVNVWATWCVPCREEMPTLDALQAELGGDDFEVVALSIDRAGSQIVRRFYDEIGVTNLNMYVDQTMLSMTALRTVGLPTTILIDAQGRELGRLVGPAEWDDPEMVSFLRSFIE
- a CDS encoding DsbE family thiol:disulfide interchange protein codes for the protein MTQEVVGKTEPVSRRRISGFFLVPLIAFALMVLFGWGLFRGGDDLPSALLGKSVPDFALPPVLGREEGLSTQDLIGHVSLVNVFASWCVPCRAEHPLFMELSATDEVPLYGINYKDPPDQARAWLDELGDPYARIGADINGRAGIEWGVYGVPETYVIAPDGTIAYRHVGPITRAILQETLLPIVRDHKTQSAKEKTP
- a CDS encoding cytochrome c, whose product is MLATTVLPVAAQSDVRMGERLYQENCASCHGANLQGQPEWRTRLPSGKLPAPPHDASGHTWHHPDRILFDIVKHGPAAIVGNGYESDMPGYEGVLTDGEITAIIDYIKSTWPDRVRASQESRTLADEQAQP
- a CDS encoding DUF411 domain-containing protein, which gives rise to MKKILGFASLGTAGAAAVLAMSLNAAPVAAQEVTLYKNPQCGCCESYADYLRENGFTVEVKPTHDLAQISREAGIPDDFQGCHTAFLDDYVVSGHVPIDVVNRLLEELPEIAGVTLPGMPMGSPGMGGAKQEPFKIYTVEEGVSPTVYAVE